One window of Microcoleus sp. FACHB-672 genomic DNA carries:
- a CDS encoding TldD/PmbA family protein, translating into MTLSMHPSTLLLSKELPTLQYTSTPDRFDETWEAPLSTLLGLGRAAGADFIEFFLERANYISCLAEEDTITSISPRLSTGAGVRVFRGKADCYVSTNDLSFSGLKSALEKGLSILGLQLPAPNAFIPEINLELLRDYATKKGKDAWLPQCSPIREMGEVLLDASALLKHKAKHIQSRRTSYFRDWQEVLVAASDGTFARDIRLTQSVGYNLLCADGANRSSIAKRDGSTSEADFLRKWNPEAAAEEVAESAGIMLYADYVESGNYPIIMANQFGGVIFHEACGHLLETTQIERKTTPFAEKKGEKIAHESLTAWDEGLSKNAFGTIDMDDEGMPAQRTLLIEKGVLKNFLADRSGSLLTGHPRTGSGRRQNYTFAAASRMRNTYIAPGEYTNEDLFSSIDKGIYCKKMGGGSVGATGEFNFSVEEAYLIENGKITKPLKGAILIGEAKEIMNKISMCSQDIGLAAGFCGSVSGSIYTTVGQPHIKVDSITVGGR; encoded by the coding sequence ATGACGCTATCCATGCATCCCAGTACATTACTGCTTTCCAAAGAACTACCTACCCTTCAATACACCTCAACCCCTGATCGCTTCGATGAAACCTGGGAAGCGCCTCTATCAACGCTTTTAGGACTCGGACGCGCTGCCGGTGCGGACTTTATCGAATTCTTCTTAGAACGTGCAAACTATATTAGCTGTTTGGCAGAAGAAGATACTATCACCAGCATTTCGCCGCGTCTTTCCACCGGCGCTGGCGTTAGAGTGTTTCGTGGCAAAGCCGATTGCTACGTTAGCACGAACGATCTTTCATTTTCTGGGCTAAAATCTGCTCTAGAAAAAGGTCTTTCTATCCTGGGACTGCAACTGCCGGCACCCAATGCTTTCATCCCTGAAATTAATTTAGAACTCCTCAGAGACTACGCTACAAAAAAAGGGAAAGATGCTTGGTTACCTCAGTGTAGCCCCATCCGAGAAATGGGAGAAGTGCTACTGGATGCCAGCGCCTTGCTGAAACACAAAGCGAAGCATATTCAATCCCGACGAACCAGCTATTTCAGAGATTGGCAAGAAGTTTTAGTGGCTGCCAGTGATGGCACTTTTGCCCGTGATATCCGCCTGACTCAATCTGTAGGATACAACCTGTTGTGCGCTGACGGTGCCAACCGTTCATCCATCGCCAAGCGGGACGGCAGCACGAGCGAAGCAGACTTTTTGAGAAAGTGGAATCCTGAAGCTGCCGCTGAAGAAGTTGCAGAATCTGCCGGCATCATGCTTTATGCAGATTATGTGGAATCGGGAAATTACCCGATTATCATGGCAAATCAATTTGGTGGGGTGATTTTCCACGAAGCTTGTGGACACCTGCTAGAAACCACTCAAATTGAACGCAAAACCACTCCTTTTGCTGAGAAAAAAGGTGAAAAAATCGCCCACGAAAGTTTAACAGCTTGGGATGAAGGGCTTTCTAAAAACGCTTTCGGCACCATTGATATGGACGATGAAGGGATGCCGGCGCAACGCACCCTGTTAATTGAAAAAGGCGTGCTGAAAAACTTCTTAGCGGATCGCTCAGGGTCTTTGCTCACTGGACATCCCAGAACCGGCAGTGGACGCCGGCAGAATTATACGTTTGCCGCAGCTAGCCGGATGCGAAATACTTATATCGCCCCCGGAGAATACACCAACGAAGATTTATTCTCTTCCATCGATAAAGGCATTTATTGCAAAAAGATGGGCGGCGGTAGTGTTGGCGCAACTGGAGAATTTAACTTCTCTGTTGAAGAAGCTTATCTGATTGAAAATGGCAAAATTACTAAGCCATTAAAAGGCGCGATTTTAATCGGGGAAGCTAAGGAAATCATGAACAAAATTTCCATGTGTTCTCAAGATATCGGTCTCGCTGCCGGTTTCTGCGGTTCTGTTAGTGGCAGCATTTACACCACTGTTGGACAGCCCCATATTAAGGTTGATTCCATTACTGTTGGTGGCCGGTAA